Sequence from the Panicum virgatum strain AP13 chromosome 5N, P.virgatum_v5, whole genome shotgun sequence genome:
atgtaaatattattattcaAAGCCATACTTACTGATTTACGTGAAATAACATGAACTTTTCCTTCGATTTTCCCGTGCTCCAATCAGTGATCGATTGTATATAATAAAGAAAAAAGCATTTatgttttttgaaaaaaatcctCCAAACCTTCAGAAGGAAGATGTAGTGACTGGGGACAAACACAAAACATCCGTCACGCTCACATTGACgccccgtttagtttccaaaaaaaaatcacatagtacctgtcacatcgaatcttcagacacatatatgaaatattaaatataattgaaaaaataattaattatacagtctaactaattaccacgagacgaatcttttaaacttaattaatatataattgaatattatttatcaattaacaacgaaatgtgccacactatcaaaatctaaattttttcACCATCTAAACACACTGAACTGGCCGCGCGGCACGCCCCGCGTGCACCCCACGGCTGCACAGCACCGCGGCGAGCCAAGTTGTGTGTCAGGTTTACGCCGTGGCCCCGCGCCTCCTCAATCCCGGGTGCCCGGCAGGCTGTTTCTCCCCAAACCCGGCGACCATCCATCCAACAGGCGGGGGCCGGTCGGCTGCCATAGTGCCATTCCTGGCGCGCCGCACCGTCGAAAACCACGCGCCGCCCACCGTCAGCTCGCAGCGGCAGGGGCGTGGCATGGTTAAGGCCCCGGCGGCTTACACAGATAAGGTGAAACCATGAAATCGTGGTTTCACGCGGCTTACACACaaatctaacaagtgaagctaTTTTACCAAACATTTTCTGAAACGACTCCAACTCCatcagagaagccgctccatctgagAAGACAGAGCCGAAGTATTTTTAGAAGAGCCGACCCCTCCCAGCCCTAAATCTCCCAGCTCCGCCTCCCCTTCCCAGCCATCGCCTAGCGCCACACGAGTCAAAGCTGCTATTGCCACTGCTAGTTTCCAGATTCCAACTTCACTGCTAGTTTCGACCAAGATTCCAACACCTCGTACTCCGCTGGTGTGAGCGATCGAGCCGGCGCAGCTCGCTCATGGCGTCCATCGTGCTGCTGCTGTCGGAGCTGCTGGGCGGGGAGAGCGCCAGCGTGCTGGCGGCCGACCGCTACATCATGGGCGGCGGCCGTCTCGGGCTGGTGGAgttccgccccgccgccgccgcggcggagtcatcgccgtcgccggcggccaagCGGGACGGCCGGCCGGTGGGAGGCCAGcagcgcgcggccgccgggacGGAGGGGGcgcgggaggagaaggaggagtcGTTCGAGGACCTCGCGGTGTCCAGGATCGCGGTCGACGCCATGTGGCCTTGAGAGCTTCTTCCCGACGGAGCGAGTAGTCATCGTCGTCCGTCCAGGCTTTGGACACGGGGGAGATGGAGATTGCTGCTTGCTGCGTTGCAACGCACACTCCGCTCATGTAATTATGTGAAAATGATTCCTCAAATGTCAGGGGATTTGCCCTGGAAATTTTCCCCCGTCTTGTTTGCAACTAGGAACTTGGTAGCGCCGTAGCGGAACGGGCAGGCGGACAGCCAGAGCCGGACCATCGTTTCCCATCGGGAGGGGTAGGACACTGTACTGGGCCGGCGAGGAGCCTAAAATTTCTTCAATCTCTATCATCGCGAACTGTGAAGCCAGTTGATAGACAGATAAATGAAGAACAAAACATATCACGGCtaacaagccaagcgaacagaGTATTAGATTTTCGGCtaacaagccaagcgaacagaGTATTAGATTTCCAGATGCAGCACGTCCATCGTATAGCCCGTAGGGAGGGAAATGAAGAACAAAACATAATAGATTTCCAATTCGCTTCTATCTTAAGAATGGAAACaggaagaaaatagaaaaaatatccGAAATATCAAATTCGCTTTCATAAATATATGAAATTCGATCCGCTTGGATCCTACAGCCGTATGGTCAGGGTCTCAGGGATTGAATGCTTGATTCACTCAACCCGGGATTGCCATCTGCAGCCGTGTTGTTATGTACGGTAGCAGAAATGCCACAGCCACACGGGAGCAGCAGCTGACGCCAGCGAGCACGCCAACTCGCCGGCGGCTGCGGTCTGCGGGAGAACGCACGGGGCCCCGGCCGGAAGCTAATTTGTTTCCGCGCTGTTCTATTTGTTTCGAAAATGTCCACATTTCAACATAACAAGAATCTCAAACGGTGATGTGTCCACAGCTCCATCCTGCTAACCTGCTACTGGACACTGAGAAATGACAAACCCGAAGGAGCTGATACTTTATCCCAACATGGTTGTACTGAAACTATTTTCTGATGCTCCAGAAAAGTTCAAGATCGAGCTTTTATATTCATAAACTAATAATATTGAACTTGCACACATATTCATCTACTACCGTCCTTC
This genomic interval carries:
- the LOC120671886 gene encoding uncharacterized protein LOC120671886; the protein is MASIVLLLSELLGGESASVLAADRYIMGGGRLGLVEFRPAAAAAESSPSPAAKRDGRPVGGQQRAAAGTEGAREEKEESFEDLAVSRIAVDAMWP